The DNA window GGATAGCCCTTCGCGGCCGCGGCCAGCACGTACTCCCGCATCGTGGCGGCGTCCACCGTGGGCCGCCCGCAGTCGCCGGCGAAGTACGCGTTGGAATACGGCTCGGTCACCCAGGCCGTGTGCTGGCTCGACACGCCGTCGAAGAACTGCTTGAACCCGGGCGCCTGCAAACACGGCCCCGTGTACTTCTCGCGCATGGCCTCGAAGCGCCCCAGGTCGGCCAGCAGCGTGGGGAACAGGTGAACGCGCGCCGTCAGCTCGCCCGAGGCGAGGAGCGCGGCGTGGATGTCGTCGCGGATGAAGTCGAGGCCGGGGTGCGCCATGAGCGACAGGTCGCACACGCTCGTCACGCCGTTGCGCGCCAGCTCGGCGAAGAACCCGCGGTAGGCGTCCGCCACCTCCGCGTCGCTGAACGCGCCCATGATGCGCGGCATGAGCTCCATGGCCGCCGCCTCGCGCGCCACGCCGGTCAGCTCGCCGTCCTCGAAGCGGTCGTAGGAGCCCCCCGAAGGCGGGACGCTCTCGCGCGTGAGGCCGAGCTCGCGCAGCGCGACGGAGTTCAGCCACAGCGTGTGCGCGTCGCCCGAGTACAGCGCCACGGGACGCGTGGGAAACGCCTCGTCGAGCGAGCGCTTCGTCGGCATGACGGGCGGGTTCCAGCGGTACTCGCGCCACCCCTGGGCCAGAAGCCAGCCGTCCGGCCGCCCTTCCGCGTAGGCGCGCATGCGCGCGACGCAGTCGGCCTCGCTCTCGCCGGTGAACGTGGTGGCGAAGGGGGAGGAGTAGATGGCCGAATGGAAGAAGTGCAGGTGGGAGTCGTGGAATCCCGGCACCACGAGCGCGTCGCCGAAGTCGCGCACCTCGGGCGCGCCTGTCCCTCCGTTCGCCTCGCGCGCGAAGGCGCGCACGTCCTCCTTGGGGCCCACCGCCGCGACGCGATCGCCCGCGATGGCCACCGCCGCCGGCCGCGCCGCATCGCCGGTCCCTGTGAACACGCGCTCGCTCTCGATGATGGTGTCGATGCGCATCGTCCGTCTCCTTCCCGGCCGCGCCGCCGCGTCCGTCGCTTTTCCTCTTGCCGTAGCGCGCCGCGAAGGCGCCCGCATGGGTTCGCCGCCATTGTACGCCTGCCGGTTCGCAGAGGGAAACGCATGCATGGCGGCTTTTCGGCAAGCCGGCCGCTAACGGCCGCCCGCGCGGACGAGCGGTCGATTTCCCGCGATGCGCCGCGCCCGAGTCGCATTCCCGGTATTCCCCGATCTCGATCCTCGACTTTTTCCAAAAAAGTGGGGAACAGGGCTTGACGAACCGGCCGACACCCCGTAATATACTCACTCGCGCTCGCACCTTGCCCTTCAAACGGCAGGATGCGCATCGGAGATCCGATGGGGTGTCGTCTAATGGCAGGACAGCGGTTTCTGGTGCCGTATGTGAGGGTTCGACTCCTTCCACCCCAGCCATTCAACGGCTACTGCGCAGCGTGACCTATGTGGCTCCGTCGTCTAGCGGTTTAGGACGCCGCCCTCTCAAGGCGGAGGTCGCCGGTTCGAATCCGGTCGGAGCTACCAAGAACTTGCAGGTCAGGGACGTAAAGCCCCTGGCCTTTTTCTTTTGGCCGTCGGAAGCTGCGTGCCGATCCGTGCCATCAGGCCTCGCGGCCGCCCAATCCGTCGTCGAACCCGACGTTCACGTGCATGGCGTCGCAGAAGGGCTTGTTGCGCGACGCGCCGCAGCGGCAGAGCGCGTAGCGGTTGCGCAGCTCGTACTCCTCGCCGTCCGCTCCCACAAGCGGCACGCCCCCGCGCACGAACAAAGGCCCGCTCACGTCTTCCTCGGAATCCTCGAGCAGCGTGATCGAGGGGCCGAGCCGCGGCTCGTACACCGTCCCCTCGCGCGCATCCACGTGCACGAGCCGCCCGGCCGGGCAGTCGGACGACGCCTTCACGGCCTCGCGCTTCAGCCGCTCGTCGCCCGACAGCTCGGTGAGCGTCCACACGTCGCCGTCCTCGCGATGGCAGAACCGCGCGAATGCGCAGCGGTTGTCGTCGAGCAGCGTCACGCCGGGGCCGGGGTAGACGTCCGCGCGCTCCCGAAACGGCGCGCGCGAGGCGGTCTCGGTGCCGTCGAATCCCTCGCGGTGCGAGCCGTCGCAGAACGGGGGCGTCTTGGTGCGGCCGCAGCGGCAGAGCGCATACGTCTCCTGATGCGGGAACTCGCGCACCAGGCGGTACTCCCGATGCCCGCCCACCGGCACGATGGCCTGCTGGATAAGGGGCACGCCCCCGCGCACGAGGTAGGGCCCGTTCAGGGCTATCGTGATGCTTTGGGAGGAGGCGGGCGCGTCGGCGGCCTCGGCGGCCGCGCGCGTCGCGGTCGGTGCGGAGGGGGAGGGCATGGGGGTTCCTCGCTTTCGTCGGTGGAGTCGCTCGGGCCAGTATAGGAAGCGCCTCGTGGCCCCGCCCTCCCGCCGAGGAACCGTCAGCGTCCGGTCAGAAGGCCGTCACCCGCGCGCTTCGTCCACCCGTTCGGCGAGCCATCCGGTGAGGAACGCCTTGAGCGCGCCCCGCTCGTTCGCCACGACGCCGTCCACCGTGGCGGCGAGGGCCGCCTTAAGCGCCTCGCCCACCAGGGGCCCCTCGGGCACGCCGAGCTCCATCGCATCGCGCCCATCCACTGCCAGCCGCTTGAGCGTGAAGGCGTCGTCGGAGGCGAGCACCCGGTCGAGCACCGCCTCCACCTCGTCGATCTCGGCGATGCGCCCGCGGCAGCGCGGCGCCTGGCCCGCCGCGTCCGCGCGCTTGAGGTCGCAGAGCGCGCGGAACAGCTCCACGTCGCCTTCGAGGCTCGCCAGCATGCGCCTCACCGACTTCGGCGTGGGGAAGAGGTCGTCGTCATGGCGCCGCACGAGTTCGAGCACCCGCGTGCGGAACGCGGAGGAAAGCGCGAGGCGCGCCATGACGCCGCGGGCCATCTGAACGCTCAGCAGCGCGTGCCCGTAGAAGTGACCCACGCCCCGCCCGTCGACGAAGAACATGCCCGGCTTGCCCATGTCGTGGAGCAGGGCCGCCCAGCGCACGAGGGGGGAGGCCGGCGCGGCGTCGATCACGCGCGCCGTGTGCTCGAGCACGTCGTATATATGGTAGGGCGTCCGCTGCTCGAACCCCTTCATGGCCATGAGCTCCGGCAGCACCGCGGCCAGCGCATCGACGCATTCGAGAAGGGCCGATCCGGCGAACGGCCCCGTCAGCAGCCGGTCCAGCTCGTGGGTCACCCGCTCGGCCGAGATGCGCGGCAGAAGCCCCTTGTTCGCGAGCATGCCCGACAGCGTCGCCTCCTCGATGCGGAAGCCCAGCTGCGCGGCGAAGCGGCACGCCCTCAGAATGCGCAGCGCGTCCTCGGAGAAGCGCTGCGCCGGGTCTCCCACGGCCCGCACGACGCCCGCCTCGAGGTCCGCCCGCCCGCCGAAGGGGTCTAAAAGCCCGCGCGCGGGATGGTAGGCCATCGCGTTCATCGTGAAGTCGCGCCGCGCGAGGTCCTCCTCCACGCTGCGCACGAACGTCACGCGCTCGGGGTGCCGGGCGTCCTCGGCATAGGCGCCGTCGAAACGGTACGTCGTCACCTCCACCGCGTGCCCGTCCGCCACCGCGGTGATGGTGCCGTGGGCCGTCCCCGTCTCGTGCGTCCGGATGCCGCGCGCCTGAAACGAGCGCTGCGCCTCCCGCCAGGATGCCGAGGAGGCTACGTCCACGTCGGCGCACGCGCGGCCGAGCAGCGCGTCGCGCACGCATCCGCCCACGACCCACGCCTCGTACCCGTCGGCTTCGAGCGCCCCTATCACCCGCACGGCGAAGCGCGGCAGATCGAGGACGGCCGCGCCGCCGCCCGCTCCCGTCCCATCCGCCTTGTTCGCCTCGGCCATGGCCCGCTCCCATCCCGCATCGTTTACCGTCATTCCCTATACTAATATATGCGGACGTTGCGGTCAGGCGAAACCGGAGTCCGAGGCCTCCCTGATCGCCGACCGGCGACGTTTCGCCACCCTTCCCGCGCCGAAGTTTCCACACATCTTTTCGCTGCTGCCGTACTGCCTGTTCATATGCTTTTTCAGGAGCCATCCGCCCGCGCGGCTGCCAACTTTTTCGGAAAAATCGAAAATTGGGTCTTGCGCGCCAGGGGGCAGGTGAGTATTATATTCGAGCTGCATTTTTCGGGGAGAGAGACGCAGCGCCGGATCCCCGGCTTTTTCGAGAGAGATGCCAATCAAATCGATCGAAAAAACCTTCCAAGAATCTGAAAAAAGTTCTTGACGGCGGGGGAACGGAAGGGTAACATATCTCCTTGCGCGTTCGGCTCCGGCCGGCCGCGGAGGGGCCCGGAGGGGCCCCGCGGGAACCTTGAGAACCGGATACTGAGAAGCAAGGAATAAGCCAAGCGAGACGTCGATTTCGATGACGGATCCGCCGGGGCCGCGCCCACCTGAAGGGTATGCGGCGGCCGGCGGGAAAACCAAGATCAGGCGCGGCAGCGATGCCGCATCTCTTTCAACGGAGAGTTTGATCCTGGCTCAGGATGAACGCTGGCGGCGTGCCTAACACATGCAAGTCGAACGATTAAACCATCTTCGGATGGACATAGAGTGGCGAACGGGTGAGTAACACGTGACCAACCTGCCCCTTACTCCGGGACAACCTTGGGAAACCGAGGCTAATACCGGA is part of the Arabiibacter massiliensis genome and encodes:
- a CDS encoding CDGSH iron-sulfur domain-containing protein; protein product: MPSPSAPTATRAAAEAADAPASSQSITIALNGPYLVRGGVPLIQQAIVPVGGHREYRLVREFPHQETYALCRCGRTKTPPFCDGSHREGFDGTETASRAPFRERADVYPGPGVTLLDDNRCAFARFCHREDGDVWTLTELSGDERLKREAVKASSDCPAGRLVHVDAREGTVYEPRLGPSITLLEDSEEDVSGPLFVRGGVPLVGADGEEYELRNRYALCRCGASRNKPFCDAMHVNVGFDDGLGGREA
- a CDS encoding amidohydrolase; its protein translation is MRIDTIIESERVFTGTGDAARPAAVAIAGDRVAAVGPKEDVRAFAREANGGTGAPEVRDFGDALVVPGFHDSHLHFFHSAIYSSPFATTFTGESEADCVARMRAYAEGRPDGWLLAQGWREYRWNPPVMPTKRSLDEAFPTRPVALYSGDAHTLWLNSVALRELGLTRESVPPSGGSYDRFEDGELTGVAREAAAMELMPRIMGAFSDAEVADAYRGFFAELARNGVTSVCDLSLMAHPGLDFIRDDIHAALLASGELTARVHLFPTLLADLGRFEAMREKYTGPCLQAPGFKQFFDGVSSQHTAWVTEPYSNAYFAGDCGRPTVDAATMREYVLAAAAKGYPVRIHTIGDAAIHAALDIFEEARTKFGPLPEGRRNCLEHLENFLPEDVERLARLQVVAAVQPPHMTLDPGGPERDLGPERVRLMWPFRTLLDANAVLAFGTDSPVVGVNSMDVLYAAVARQDPATHEPADGWLPGERIGRAEALRAYTQGSAAAAGRPRELGTLEPGMLADVAVLDRDVLACDADDIQKTRVLATFMGGRCVHGMA
- a CDS encoding HD domain-containing protein, whose protein sequence is MAEANKADGTGAGGGAAVLDLPRFAVRVIGALEADGYEAWVVGGCVRDALLGRACADVDVASSASWREAQRSFQARGIRTHETGTAHGTITAVADGHAVEVTTYRFDGAYAEDARHPERVTFVRSVEEDLARRDFTMNAMAYHPARGLLDPFGGRADLEAGVVRAVGDPAQRFSEDALRILRACRFAAQLGFRIEEATLSGMLANKGLLPRISAERVTHELDRLLTGPFAGSALLECVDALAAVLPELMAMKGFEQRTPYHIYDVLEHTARVIDAAPASPLVRWAALLHDMGKPGMFFVDGRGVGHFYGHALLSVQMARGVMARLALSSAFRTRVLELVRRHDDDLFPTPKSVRRMLASLEGDVELFRALCDLKRADAAGQAPRCRGRIAEIDEVEAVLDRVLASDDAFTLKRLAVDGRDAMELGVPEGPLVGEALKAALAATVDGVVANERGALKAFLTGWLAERVDEARG